A single genomic interval of Argopecten irradians isolate NY chromosome 8, Ai_NY, whole genome shotgun sequence harbors:
- the LOC138329673 gene encoding low molecular weight phosphotyrosine protein phosphatase 1-like, with amino-acid sequence MAGAESGAVKSVLFICLENICLSPIAEAVFLDLLKKKGELEQWRVDSAALGDYYTGDSLDERVVETLKKKGIENYSHVVRQITDEDFRDFEIIIALQEKDVDHLMDIEPKGSTAGISMLGDFDTVGGPTINDPYYNADIKEFEDLIEKVMRCCEEYLKCEKL; translated from the exons ATGGCAGGTGCAGAGTCCGGGGCCGTAAAATCGGTTCTGTTTATTTGTCTAG AAAACATCTGTCTTTCTCCAATTGCTGAAGCGGTGTTTTTGGATCTACTGAAAAAGAAGGGAGAGCTAGAACAA TGGCGGGTTGACAGTGCGGCTCTCGGAGACTATTACACAGGGGATTCTCTAGACGAAAGAGTGGTGGAAACATTAAAGAAAAAGGGAATAGAAAATTACAGTCATGTTGTACGACAG ATTACTGACGAGGATTTTCGTGACTTCGAAATCATTATTGCACTGCAAGAAAAAGATGTAGA TCATCTAATGGATATCGAACCTAAAGGAAGTACGGCTGGTATATCTATGCTGGGTGATTTTGACACCGTTGGAGGACCTACAATCAATGACCCCTATTAC AATGCAGACATCAAAGAGTTTGAGGACCTAATTGAGAAAGTGATGAGGTGTTGTGAAGAGTATCTCAAGTGTGAGAAATTGTGA